GTGGCACGGATTTTTTTGTGATGGTCGAAAGCCATGCTGAGCATCCAGGGGCCAAAAAGTGCTGACTCGTCAGGCTGCGGAGAGGCAGGTCACGTGACCCAGTGAGGGAGCCACCAAATGAACCATTATTACTATGTGCCATACCGGACCTCGACAGTCCCCCTTCACAGCCTCCCCACTGGACATTTACCAAAAGGGCCACTCTCCGTATAACTTGTAAAACAACACAGCATTTATAGATGCACACGGTTACAGGTGTACAGCTAAAAATTCTTCTCACAAACAAAGTGATTCCGATGAACAATGAGATACTACGTGGCCACGTTTCGATGTGGCGCAGCTCAACACGAACAATTTGCTGTGAGGTTATTAAGGGAAGAGCGAAAATTTCATGGTTTCCATCTCATTTGTCATTCTTCGCAGTTCGCTTAAAATCTTCCTGGAAAATAAGGCAGCAGGAAAGAAAGACAAGCAAGATGTTAAGGGAAGGAGATATAAGGGCGAAGTGGAAGGAATGGGAAACTAGTAGCAGCATGGTGTGAACTGAGAACTGAGTGACTGAGATAGAGAGTGAACTGAGAACTGAAGTCTAATATAAGTCAGTAGTGATAAGTCAAAGAGACCTATAAGGCTAATTTTTTAATGATAGTGTACTGGCATTAAAACAGTGTTTGAGACCAAGTTTCAGTCTGTAAATTTTTATCGCTGTACTAGTACAAGACTTCGAATTATTACTCAGTTTTGCCCTGGAAATGGCACACTTCATTCCATCCtcttataattacatttatatttatttatttagctctcagagggggcgcggtggcgcagtgggttggaccgcagtcctgctctccgctgggtctggggttcgaatcccgcttggggtgccttgcgacggactggcgtcccgtcctgggtgtgtcccctccccctccggccttacgccctgtgttgccgggttaggctccggttccccgtgaccccgtcagggacaagcggttctgaaaatgtgtgtgtgtgtgtgtgtgtgtatttagctcTCCAAATACTGGTTGAGACAGAAGTAGCTACAATCAGAACCCTTGATTTTGTTAACTAATACCACATCTGAAATAGTAGATTCAAAATTATCACTATTTGTTAActaagctgacactttccccccaagtgacttacaatgttaaggtacttacactgatttacccatttatacagctgagtaactctactgcatcaattcagggtaattaccttgattgagggtagtaaagcaggagatgagattccAATCTGAGTCTTTAAAAcgcaaggcagtagctctaactactatgccacttGCTGAACGTAGATATAATGCAATGctcaacattttatttcactctTCACCTACACTAAAGTGTGCTTTCTGGGTACAGCAGCAGTCTCTCACCTGTAGCCTCTTGCTGGACTGGCCGAGAGACCTCTCCACTGCCTTGCAGCTGCTCTCCAGCCTGCTCATCTGCTGGCTCTGCATGTCCAGCTCAGCCTTCACCTTCAGCAGCTTAGCTCGCACCTCCTCTTCATTCACCTGCTGCGTgttctccatctcctgctgcagccgcTCGGCCTCGATGCCGGCCTCCATGTCTTGGATCCTGCCCGCGTAGTCGCTTAACTTGGCCTCGCAATCCTGGATGCGTCTGcgcagctcctgcagctgctcctgcagctgcttttcATTCTCCTGTTCAATCTGTAGCTCATTCTCCCAGAACTCCTCTTCCTCGATTTCAACAGCGTTCTTGCGCACGCGCTGCTCTAGCCGTAAGATCTCCTCCTCGAGGCTGCCATCCCCGCTGGCGCCGGCGTGCCGCTCGGCCCAGTCCTGCAGCTCCACCTCCCGggcctccagcttctcctccagcatCTGCAGCTTCTCCTTCTGGAGTTGCACTAGCCGGGCCAGGTCCTCTGCCCGTGGGCCTGTAAGGGTCACACCACCGTTGACAGTGCTGCATAATGCACGCTGCTTGGACTCCACCTCTCTTCCCCGGCCAAAGATGTCCATCAATCCCTTGGCACCACCTGTGAAGGTAAGGGATTTACGCTTGGGCTCTTTGCGCTTGAGAGAGCGGTCCATGGTGGGCCGCAGCTTGGCCAGCGGTGGGAGGCTCTGGCGATACAGGCCACGCTCGGGGGCACGTGCCATTCCGTCGGAGGTAGGCCGCTCACTCAGAGAGGGTCCCGTGCGTTTCAGGATCAGCTGCACATCACTGGCATACTGCCCCCATTTGTTTAGCGACACAATAGGATTCTCATGGGGGGCAAGGTGCCTCTCTGTCTCTCGCCATTTCTCAATCAGTGTGTATCTTCCTGTGCGACctgggcaaagaaaaaaagacacacaaacccttaatgtgtgcagctgtataattgcctctgggatcaataaagtaccTACCTGCTGACATACCTACATacctacccacccacccatccatccatccatctgtacCTAGCTAATGCATCTACTTATCTATTTATCTGTCTATGTATCGCTCTGTCTACCTAGGGAACACAGGgtttttatttatggaaaagGGCTAAAACTAAAGCTTAATTCAGTCTTGATACCTCTTGGTAACATCAAACTAAAGTGAGTAAAACTAAGTGTCATCAAGTCAAAGTTGACTCTTGGCAACcacctgtgtgtttttcactggaTGAGAGAGATGGAAActgtttaccattgccttcttccatgcatgcctttggacgacgggaggaaacccatgcatacATAGGAAGAACACAGAAACTCCAacaagactgagctggattcaaacctagttTGGAAACTAAACACTGGAAGTTGTAAGCACCGCTGTGCTGCTTTGGAGTAATACTGGCAGATCGAAATCACCAGAAATTCCAaaactgtctttgttttgtcttAAGACTCACTCCAAACCAGATGAGACACCCATCAGACATcctaaaaattataaatttcatttgatttaaaGCTTCCAGCTGTAACACTTTGCTCCTCAGACTATGATTCCCTAGGAATCAAGGCTCACCAGCATCCCAGTGCATGTCCTGATATCACTTCAGCTTCACTAAATAAATAGTTTATTCTTTGCAGAAGATGGGGACAAACAACTGTTTCTTTTGCAACCTTGCAAAGGTCTGACATCATCAAAGTCCTACTGAAAATttgtattcagtgttttttcaaaTAATGTTGACAGCGTGCTGAAATTAGTTATTCAattacaaacataaaaacataaaagtacACATTAGTCATGGTTCCCACAATTCCATCTCCTCAACAGTTGTTGTCGCAAACCCAAGGATTAGTTTCCATTAGAGTGAACTCATATAGAACGCGTGGCAGGAAGCAGGATGACCACTTGGTTCTCTAAACATCTGGTTTCCAGGTATTTGATTTGATTACTCCTTGTGGGTTGGATCATAACAGTGTAGAatcacttgcatttacatttatagatTTCACAGAAGCTCTTTTCCAACTTCCCAAATGATTCATATGGAGGACCTCAGTCTTAGAAAAAATTAGTTGTAGATAGTGGTCAATCATACACACAGAGAAGCAAGCAGTGACACATGAGCCAATGACAGAGGGATGGGAGGCTGTGTAGATGTAGAGGAGTAAGGGCACAAAGAGggagccctgaggaacaccagctgagagatACTGAGGGGGAAGATAGGGCTTCACACCGAGCCACCTGGTATGATGTACTTGATAGGGAAGactcaaaatatttcagtgctgATTCTTTGATTTGGTGCATGTAAGCAATGGGTGACTAAATGCAAGGTTCTCATGGAAATTACTATGGTAACAGTGTATGTCAGCTTCACATAGTTGTCTCAGTGTGATCTCAGTGTCTCCAGAGATATTGGGCAGTAGTGAGGATCTTTCATGTTTTAAGTGAGATAATGGAGCAGAACACCAATAAGGCCACCAAATTTACTCCAGGAAAACAGACTGGGGGCTACTACAGTTTTACCATTAaactgtgaggaaaaaaaaaaaggatggaaaTGAAATATCCAATCTTCCTGCTACCATGCCagaaaattaatacatattaGTATTTATTTGGGAAAGACAATGTATGTGGAAGAACACCTGAGGTACAACAAcgaactaaataaaataaaaagctaaagCATCCAAAGGGGATATCTTCAAGTGGATTTCAACGTGTAGAAAACTCGGCATGCACTCAAGACCATAACCACGCTTCAAGTAAAGTATTCTGGCCTCAGAGGCCCAGCAGATGGAAACTGTGCGTCAGCCTGTGGTTTACGGGGTTCATGCGGGCGCCTGTCCAGGGCAGGCATCCCCTTGGAGAGTGCCTGTGCCGCAGCGCACTGGTGATGTGGAGAAGGGGGCGGACAGCTTCACTGAACCTCCAAGCCCCTTCTCATTTTTATATGAGATGTGAGGGCAGGCTCACTCTGAGTCAAAACGCAGCACACGTCAAACTGCATCAGGCCAGCAACACTCACTCCTGCAGACAATGCCAGAAAACAGAACGGAAACTGGTTAACAATGAGTTTCTTCTAAGAAAATGGAATTCCAGGAAACTGAGAAGGATGTACGACAAGGACCACGGTTCCTTTCGCCATATTTTTAGATTCAGCAGAAAATAATGGAAGTAGAAGGCTGAATAATGGGAGTTTATTCAAATGAGGTTCCTGCAAAATGATACCCGGGGCAGCACGTgacaaagtggttagagctgctgcttcccaCTTGAAGGACCaaggtttcaatcccacttccTTCTGTAACAACCCTGAGTTAAGCACTGTTCCTGAAAGGATACAGCGAAGATTCCCAGCAATAACGATATAAACCACAAAGCTGCTTTTGAGAGGGTACCGAATCTGCTATTTCAGCCGTGatatatttaccttaattcaGGGTTCTGACTGATTAAAACTCCTAGCAACATGACAGGGAAGTTAACCATTTTAAGCTGCAGCTCAATGAATCATTGTAAATGATGTGTTTGGAATACCTGGCTCCCAACATGAATGGACAGCGCTCCATGTGGGCTTGGGCaacactctctgtgtgtctcattTATGAGAATCAGTGGTACCAACAGCTTGgttcatatttaaagaaaaaagtgtcttgTCATGATCAATGCTGCCTCTTTATGAGCAGCCTAGGTGGCACAATgcatagcactgctgtctcacagcgcctgagtactgtgggttcaatccctcctTAGTCCATGTGgggtttgcatgggtttcctccaagtttGAACACCTGCTGTTCCAGTGGAGTGGTGACTAAaattccccatagtgtgagtaATAAATAGAAAGAGAGCTGCACTGCTgcatgagtgactcattgtaagcgGTATCCGGCACTGTAGGTCACCTTTGATGAAGAAGGTGTGAACTGATGCTACTACAACTTGTTcactggaaatcactttggtggcaaagcatctgctaattgatGACATGTAAATCAGGCAACTGGACGCaggtgagtttaaaaaaaaaaaaagttggaacaGCTCTCATATGTCATTTTTGCCtcaaaataagaagaaaaactttttcatCTTTGGTTTCAGTTACAGTTAGAAGACCTTCTGGGGACAGTAGTTATAAAGGTATCATGTGGTACTATATAAAAGTAAggactggctcctcatgttgaAAAAGTGCAAGCTATGAATTTTCAAccatacaaacattttccagattatttaactgcattttctttaccaatccattttctaaaattacaGTGTGTTGACCGCCCTCAttctcccttccacagtgtttacagctcatttctGCTTTCCCTCAGTGTTGGTGgtcagtaacaagatgacaaacgGTGTACACATTTTTGGGAAGAAGAGATCAACTGGCATTAAATgagagtttgttttattt
Above is a genomic segment from Scleropages formosus chromosome 5, fSclFor1.1, whole genome shotgun sequence containing:
- the LOC114909059 gene encoding ras association domain-containing protein 8-like, with translation MELKVWVDGVQRIVCGVTEVTTCQEVVIALAQAIGRTGRYTLIEKWRETERHLAPHENPIVSLNKWGQYASDVQLILKRTGPSLSERPTSDGMARAPERGLYRQSLPPLAKLRPTMDRSLKRKEPKRKSLTFTGGAKGLMDIFGRGREVESKQRALCSTVNGGVTLTGPRAEDLARLVQLQKEKLQMLEEKLEAREVELQDWAERHAGASGDGSLEEEILRLEQRVRKNAVEIEEEEFWENELQIEQENEKQLQEQLQELRRRIQDCEAKLSDYAGRIQDMEAGIEAERLQQEMENTQQVNEEEVRAKLLKVKAELDMQSQQMSRLESSCKAVERSLGQSSKRLQEKEQELEQLTRELRQVNLQQFIQQTGTKVTVLPAEPGEEEAPAHADMVLQSGSLKRPPSTRPLPSSLQILQSSLSSGFNPEGIYV